The Manis javanica isolate MJ-LG chromosome 13, MJ_LKY, whole genome shotgun sequence region GTGCTTGGAGCACACAATCAGTCagacaaaatggaaatataaatgagTATGGCTGCTGTgtgtcaataaaactttatttgtaaagaCAGGCAGAGAGCCTGCAAGCTGTAGTTTGAAGACCCTTGGTCTAGATGCTCATTCCTATGGAAGCTTCGAAAAGCCTAGGGACAGGTCCTGTGACTtgacccattttacaggtgaaggaaCCAGTGCGGCCAACCACTGGGCCAGGAATGGGGTCAAACCAAGGTCTATCAAGGCTCAAAGTCCCCACCTACCAGCACTGTTACTGCTTCTAGCAATAGCAACTGATGTTTACCCACACCTATCATGTGGTCAACTCCCACCCCCAGGCTCTTCCTAGTTAATATTGTGGTttgatgggtaaactgaggctggGGAGGAGCCACCCTCTTGGGCAAAGCAGCCAGCCCAGGGTGCTGGCTGTCTGCATAAATGGCCCAGAGACAGTGACACCCAATGGCAGGGGTGACCTGTCAATGAAAGCTTCCAGTTCACTACTGAATGCCagacacacagtgggtgctcaataaatttgtGCATGTGGCATGATAGCCTGGTTGCGTCCTGCGCCAGtgggctggaggggtgggggccCATTGCTTGCCCGGGCGCTCAGTGCGGCTGGCAGGTGTGCCCGGGGCCCGGTTACTCACGGTGGGGTCCATCTTGCTGATGGTTTCTTGGAGCATCTGCACGTCCTTTACGTCAAAGCACTTCTGGAGTTTCTGTGGGAGCAGATGCACTGTAGTCAGGGCCTGGACCCCGGGGACCCTGGAGGGGCCCACCTGCCGCCTGCCCGCCAGGGTTGGGGAGCCCACCTCAGGGAGGGACTCGTAGACCTCGACGGGGTCCAGGCCGCCAGGGCCAAGCCGCTTCTGGCGCTCCTCCTCCTCGTATTCCTTCACAGCCTTCTCAATACGCAGCTTGGCCCGGCCCCGCACACGCTCCTTGAAGGCCTCCAGCTCATCGTTGAAGCCCTCCATGTACTGGTGGTCAGCTGTCTGTGGGGTCGGGGGTTGGCGTTCACAGGTGGACCCTGGGGCTCGGGCCCCCTCCACCTCTAAGCCTGCTTTTACCTCCTCTATGCTAACGGCCACCTGCCTGCATGTCCCCCTGAAGCGCTGACCCGTGCCACCACCTCCTCCACATCCTCCTCAGGGAGTTTTGCGGGACCTCAAACTCGACAGTGCCATGTCCGAGCTCTGGATCAGGCTCTGGGACTGCGCTGCCCCCAGCTGCCCGCACCGCAGCACGGGTAGCTCTGTTCCTCTTCTGGGTGCTCAGATAAGGGGTTCCCAAGATGTCCTTGACTCTGTCCCTCACCCTGCCTCAGGGTTTTAAGCACATCCTGTCAGCTACCCACTTTCAAATGTGTCCAGGAGCCAGCCACTCCACAGCCCTGCCAGCGACTAATGGATGAGGTGCGACCGCGGGGCTTCAGTCTGACTAGACTTCTGCCCACATGCCCCCGGCCACACCCACCCCCAGCTGCTCCAGGCGCCCACCTTGATCTTAGTGAAGAACTGCCGGAAACAGGCGCGGGGGTCCACCTTGAGGCTCTTGGCCAGCTCCAGGATGAACTGCATGACGATGGTCTGGTGGGCCACCTGCTCCATGAGCGCGCGTTTCTGCCAAGGGAGCACAGGTATGGCGTCACCACGTGGCAGCCTCAGGTCGCAGCCCTTCTGCTGCCTGGAGTGGGCCctgctcacctcctccacctccaggtCGATGCACCAGATGACCAGGTAGTTGGCTGTCTCCTCGCACACCAGGTGGACATTGTCTGACAGGTACTTCTGGCTGTCGTCCCAGCGACGGAGCATGCCTGTGAGAAGGGGTCGGTGAGGTACTGGAAGGAGGGCCCTGGAGGCAGGGGGCCGACTCCTGCCCCATGCGCGTCCCCATTCCCCCCAGCAGACACCCCCAAGGCCCTCCCCAACTCACCAAAGTGCTTGATCTGTCTCTCGTGCTTGTCTACGAAGGTCTTGTGTTTCTGCTCCCTCACCTCCTCTGGTTCCTCCTCCGCCTGCTCAGGCTTCGTATTGACCATGCTCTGTGGTGGGGTGAGAGGAGGAGTGGGCTGGGGCGAGGCCGAGGAGAGCCTCGCGCCTGGCCGGGTGGGCCGCGGCCGCAGTGCCCATCCCATCCACGGTGCAGGCGGTGACGGTGCCATGAACATCAGTGTGGCAGGAGCGTGAGCGTGGCAGGTGTGGCCTCGGACTATGGCCTTCGGGCAGATCAGAGGGGGCGCTTCATCCACCCCACCCGCACACCTGCTCCCCAAGCTTGTGCCCCCAGCCTGGCCCTCCCCCTGCTTCCCACCTGCCGCCAGCCACTGAGCCCACCCGGCGCCCGCACACCTTGCTGAAGCCGTCTCTGCTGAGCGTGTCCACATTCCAGGGCATGTTCTTCTCCTTCCTGCGCACCTCCTCCAGTTTCTGCTCCCAGCTCCGCTCCTCCCTGCGTAGCTGCTGGGCCTCGGCCTGCAGCCGCTCCAGCTCCGCCTTGCTGCCGTCACCCTCAGCCGCCTCCAGCGCCCTCAGCTTCCGCTGGCACTCAGCCACCTTGCGCCTGCACTCGCGGCAGCCCCTGTCcagctcctccttttccttctggaATTGCTCCATGCGCTCCACCCGGGCCTGCAGGTGGGCAGGCCCTTCACTCTGGGGAAAGGCCTGCCCCTCTCAAGGCGCTACCCTGGCCTGGGGCTCCCGCTGGCTGCACCTGGGATGGCCCCAGGAACATCTGCACCAGTGTCCACGTCCTGGATGCCCCAGCTGTCACCCTCACCCTCCCTGTACCTGTGCACACTTGGTCAGAGTCCCTCCTCTGCTAAGAACCCCCTATGGCTCCCACCTCACTCAGAGCGAAAGCCCAAGTCATTTCCATGGCCACAAGGTCCTGCACGCTCTGTCGGCCACCTCCCTGCCCTCACTTCCGCCCACTTGAACCCTCTTCCTCCAGTCACACTTTTCTCCAACCGACTTcaaacctcagggcctttgcactggttgttctttctgttctctCCCAAGTTCCCCACCTGACTCCTTACCCTTTTGGTTGCAAAATGTTGCCTTACAGTTCAGGGCTTCCCCGACCAGCCCACTGAAGACCGCGAGCTCCCCTGGCTTGTGCCCTGCTTTATCTTCTTCCTCAGCACTTGTTACCTGCTAACCTCCAGTGACCATTGCTGAATTATGTTTTGGGCATTGTCCCCTTCAAAGGACACTGGCTCCACAGAGGTTTACTGCCCTGTCTCTACACACTGGCACCCAGCAGGAGCTTAGAAAATGCTCGTTGGGTGAATAAAATAAGGAGACGGAGACCTTGGATGGGGGCCTCACCCCACTGTGGTCTGAGCTCCCCCTCCTTCCTGGAGTGGCCCTCAGCCACACTTGGGTGCCCCGTGGACACCTCTGCCTGGGTGTCATGCAGGCATCTCCACCTCTGCATCCCAAACTGAACTATGTTAGCCCCCAAAACCCAGGCTTCTGGAGTGTTCCCCCTCAGGGAAGCCCCCCACCTCATGCTTGCTCACtggccccgccccaccccgcTGCTCCACCACAAAGTTCTGAcagttttcatttgaaaatggcCCTCCAATTTGTTCCACCTTGGGTGTTGGCCCTGGACCCAGTTCTGTCTGGAGGCCGGCACGCCCCCCTGTGCCCCAGGTCAGTGTTTATCTGCCACCTGTCCCTGGAGGTCACTCCTCAGACCTCCCCTTCTGCTGTGGCCCAAGCCGAGTGATGGCACCCGTTTCCTCCCTCctccgttcttgctgccctgtctgCCTCCCTCACTGGCTGGGCTCTGTCATCATCTCCCCTGAACTCCAGCAGTACCTGTTCAATACTGAGCCACTGACTGAACCCTGAAAGGTGACACTGCTTTCAATCGCTGTCCCCAACCCAGGCTCAGAAGCTGCCGCAGAAGccttgaaacacacacacatctgacTGTGGTCTCTCTCCCGCCCCAACCTGGAGTGCCTGTGATCAGATGCGGCCCCTGGCCCTTGCCCCAAGCTGCCAAGATGACCCCAAGGCCTTGTGGGGTGCTGGGTCGCAGGGGATGCTGGCCCTTGCAGCCCCCCGAATGCATCAGCTCTCCTGCCTCTCGGCCCTGCACATGCTGCCCTTTTACCTAGaactcattctctctttctctacttgCTCTGCCCTAGGTCTCAGTTTCCACACAGCCCTCCCCAGGTGACCCCACCCCACGTCACTGAACCCCAAAGGCCCCTCATGATCATCA contains the following coding sequences:
- the CDC37 gene encoding hsp90 co-chaperone Cdc37 — translated: MVDYSVWDHIEVSDDEDETHPNIDTASLFRWRHQARVERMEQFQKEKEELDRGCRECRRKVAECQRKLRALEAAEGDGSKAELERLQAEAQQLRREERSWEQKLEEVRRKEKNMPWNVDTLSRDGFSKSMVNTKPEQAEEEPEEVREQKHKTFVDKHERQIKHFGMLRRWDDSQKYLSDNVHLVCEETANYLVIWCIDLEVEEKRALMEQVAHQTIVMQFILELAKSLKVDPRACFRQFFTKIKTADHQYMEGFNDELEAFKERVRGRAKLRIEKAVKEYEEEERQKRLGPGGLDPVEVYESLPEKLQKCFDVKDVQMLQETISKMDPTDAKYHMQRCIDSGLWVPNSKSSEAKEGEEAGPGDPLLGASPKPGDKKGISG